Below is a window of Acanthochromis polyacanthus isolate Apoly-LR-REF ecotype Palm Island chromosome 15, KAUST_Apoly_ChrSc, whole genome shotgun sequence DNA.
TGAGGTGTAACAATGTtcctgaaaacagaacacagaAGAATAAAATGCTTATTAAACATCTGTCACACACGAGCCACTAGCAGCCATAGAAAATAAGATTAAACCTTATCTCACACCgtaaaaatacaatacagtGCACTTAGCTGAGTGTGCAGAATTTAATAAAGCCTTACTTGTAAGTGTGGATCAATGTCAAAAATGGTCTCCCCTCTCCTCATGTCTGTGATTAGCCAGGGGCCACCAGCTCTGCAGAAAGGAAAAAGATTAGCATTAGTCCAGGTCAGCATTAACTTCAACGCAAACACACAAAGTTAATGAATGAACAAGTAACTAGGATGTTCACTTGCTGCTCACCATGCATTTGTCAAAGCGGACTCCATACACTTCACTCAAAAGTGGCATTTGGCAACAGTGTTTTTAGATGGTTTAGTTTAGTTCACTTGAGTTCAATGACTGACCATTTGAAGACAACTGTAAATATTGTGCCTCAACACATAAGTCACTGAGATTTCTGAGTCTGTTCATTAAACTAAAACTGTTAGATCATGCAAGCAAAGCAGATCAGGTCTGTATtctgaaataaagaataaaaataaatgacagttaaaaatctattttagcCGTATCCAAAGTAAATTCATGGTTTTTCATCACAAATGCACTaaaaggagattttttttgtgcatttgtaaAGCACCGTAATTTGTGGCAAATCTAAATGATTACTATACTGTCACACACCAGATTTGCTTCGAGACCCATGTTTACATTCACTGTCATCATTGCAGTTCTGTCTACTAACCTATTTGGACTTGACTAATTAACATCTGTGCATAGCCacatctgagcttaaaatggcaCTGTACCTgtgtcgtacactgcacaaaagacatttttgagatttCACTGCCTCGATTAATGGGGTGTTTTTACCCATTTATATGCAGGATggtatgttgcagtgaaaattgagctcacagtgaataagaaagtgacaggagcaaagacaAGACCAGAAACTGTTTGGAGACCAGAAGGTTAAATTCTAAATCATGTCTCCTTAATGTAGCCCGACCGCCTGCTGCACAGTTGGACTCACACTCGGACTCCACGCATCAGCTCCAGGATGCCTTGGCCGTTCCACTGTTGGGCTGCCTGTAGCTCCTCTGTACATACACCCACAATCTATAGGAGACAGTATAGAGTATGAGAAGGTGCCATCCACAATTGTGTTACTTTCAGTGTGCTTCTTCCTGCTTTTGATGAGTGGCAGTGCATAATATTAGCTACATGTGCAAATGTCCTTACTCAAACAGATTTCTCACTTGGACTTACTAGGTTTGTCTGTCAtgtgttttctattgttttagAATGGAATTTTGGCTTAAACGcatgaattttaaaataacGACTTTTGTCATGCCTGATTGTAAATGACATTCTTTGCCTATGGTCCTGTCATTGTCATCTATCCTGATGAAAGAATCTGATTTGTCCAAATCCTCAATCAAATTCCATTAAATGCATCCGTTATCTTGGATTCTGTGGAAAATAACCTGATCCCAAAAGAGCCTCATATGGAGTTATTTACACTATTTGATGATCCCATAGTGAACTCACCTGGAGAAAGCTCACACAGCCAAATGGAGTTTGAATTGGTTGCATCTGTGGATCTTCTGTAAGTAGCATGTGCTGGATACGAGATTCACTGTTGTCTAGTGGACTGTGCCATGACACATGGTCACCActacaaaatgtgttttctgcagaAGAGAGAACAAAAGCAGACgctcatttttaaaacagtttcacAAACATTAAGATATCAAGAATGTACAATCAGTCATGAGAGTTCATTAAGCGCATTTCAATTAGTAAGTTTAGCCACCGGTAAAAAAAACAGCCGCACTTTCCTATATTTCTTTGCGTGACTGTACTTAAATGGTGAAGGAAGGTTAAAGTAACAGGAAAAGTGGGGACACACATCAGCAAGAGAAAGCGAGTGACTAAGTGAGAAACTGAGACCCAAATGTGGAACGAGAaccacaaaaaatgcatttcaatcAGAGTAAATCTGTCTGCTTGGGAGGTAATATGCACCCAGTCCAGATTTGCTGCGGAGAAAAGAACAGGAGAAGATGGCCAGGAATCAGCATTCATTTAGCTTAGGGCCTAGCCCACCCACACGCAAATTGACCCCAGCTGGAAAGCAGAGAAGGGCTGGGTGGTAAGGAGAAGAGAGCATACAGTGAATAGCCTTCTTCTCTTTTTGCATCGCTTTAATGCATGCCCCCTCCCTTGTCAACCACATTTTCTTTTGTACATTACATACAGGACTGAAGGATTTAAAGAACTTAACAACACAGTACATAGTCATTATCTAAACAGTGCACATTCATACTCCAACAACAGTCTTCTTTGTCATTTGTGAAAACAATCCTACTAAAATGACAGAGGGGAAAAGGGGAAATTAAACTTCCTGTCAATACGCAGGGctccaacaaacacaaatgatgtGCAGCAAACCTAAAACTCCCAAAGCACACTGCTCCATTcaaacatgtttaaatgtatCACTGGAATTGCAGGCTACCTTAACAAGGACACATTCTTTGGTTTCACAAAGACTTCACATTGTTGTAAGGCAACTGCAGCCAATAGGGAGTTATTCTATCAAAAATAATACAGATAAATCATTTGCTAGACTACTCATgaactgcagttaaatgaaagtcacaaatcaaagcaaattTTACAAGTGACAGATGAAGAACATATGGCTATCCGGCAATATCTTTCATTATCTGTtgatctcattttaaaaaatttgtcattttctccttcttttttttttttaaaaaaaggacagTGGCAGAGTCTAAATAAATATCGCAAAACTGACTTGTTTAGTGTAAGCAATAGCTAAAGAGCGCcactaaaactaaaaacataTTCATTATTCAAAGCACACTATATTAccaaatgtttgttgtttttaataaattaacTATTAAAGCCTTATCAAATCTCTCATGGTTGGTTTTTGttgcaaaaactgctcacaagagtggtgaaaaagaaaacagtttttgttgcaCAAACTGCTCAAAAAAGtggtgaaaaaaatgtatattttttaagtaTGGGATTCAGCAACGTCCTTCACCCCATCCCAAATACagtatttgaagatgttttaatGCGACATTACTGcatgcaaagacagaaaaggtgGCTCTGTGCTCTTACCTGACTGGAACACATAGCGAGCCAGGCCTTGCATGAGCTCAGCTGGCCATGTTGGAGGTGCAGTCTCTCCCACCTCTCTTTTGAGTCTGAAGGTGAGCTCAAAGCCAAATCCACTAGGTCCGTCTGCCCCTGTAAATCtggcacacacatatacagtgaaaaaattaagaaacaaaTCATCAGCAATAGTAGCTTTATTTGTACATGCATGTGGGCTGTGAGAATCACAATACTTGTCAAGATCAAGAAACTGTAGAATAACAGAAGCTCATTAGGTGGGCTACAGTTAATGGGATCCTGAAGTGAGCAAATATTTGGCATACTGTAAGGCTTAAGGGCTGATTTCCCACAGTTATCACAACGTATAATGAAATGCAGAAACAAATCCAGAAAGCTCCTCATCTGTTGCATCAAATATGCCCTGAAATCCCTCCCAACAACGAGCAACTTCAGAGAAGCTGTTAGCATCAGGATACTTACTCATGAACACGATTATCCCCGTACAGGTCACTCAGACCAAAGCTTACATAGTGCCAATGTTCCTGGACGTCCTGAGCTGGACAGCCCCCATTCCTGTACATACTGATGTAATCTAACGGGTCTGGTCCTCCTAGCCTGCGAGAAGCACATAATGAAAACCCTTCAGCCAtgaaaaacttgtttttgtggtcagtGGAGTACGTTTACTCCTCAGTACTCCCATGTAAACACAGTTAGCTTACATTGAAGGCCATAACTACATATAAACACTGTAAGATACATTTAAATCCAAGTGTTTTATATAAGCTTGCATAGTTTGGTGAACTTTAAGTCATAGTAGAAGTTACTTGTAGAATGTTTTCTATATGTTAGGTTAGTTAGCTTAAACATTAGCTTGGCCGCTAAGCTAACTCTTGGCTAACGCCTTGAGAACACTATATAAACTTATTCCTATTGCCCAGATGTATGTCAGACAAGCAACAACACAGTGAGCTACCTACCAATATTTTACAATGGCTGTAACTTGAAGCGGGTTAGCCTGCTCGGGGTAAAGACGCCGACATTCCCCATAGATAGCCTGCAGTCCGGGAGGAAACAGCGGCACCAGCCCGTGGGCTTGAGCACCACTGGTAGGCCGTACCTCATCCATGCCACGGCCTCGAACAAACCCGGttattctgtgaaaaacaacgTATGCGCAGTAATCTTTTGCTACCCACCCCGAGTTCAACAGAGACAGACTAAACTAAACCATAAAAACTTCACAAAAGCTATGTTGTATTGCAGTAAACGGTTAACTCAGATGATCGTTATGTTACACTCAGCGGGGTCCTGTTGCTCATCTTCGACAAAAAAACTGTCTCACCATTGGTTGGATGAATGTACTACGTCACTGACAAAGGGCCTGTGACAGCCATCGAGAATGCAGGATGAGGTTTGTGTAGATTTGTAAGGGAATATAATTGGTTCATAAACTGTCAGTCAAACTACAGGAGGCTGTGATTTCAGGGCTGGGACTGAAAAGTTTTTCTCGGGCCAAATGATGGCTTTATGGGCCAAATGGATCTTCAAAGGAAATCTCCATTAAGGAGTGGCCTTCAGATACTGCAGTCATGTACATGTAGGACAactaaaatgtaataattatATCAAGTCCTACATGTGCAGATGTATTCTTAGCAAAATGCTCTTTTAACCATCAGAGATGATCCCTTTAAGTGCATACTAACTGATGTGGAGGCATCCTTTTAACAACCATGCTACAGCTGAATAAGTGATGCAAGTACTTTAATTGACTCACTGGGGATGTTAAATCTGGATCAGCTTACCTGCTACAAGTTGTAATCACCAAAACAGTTGTTGAGTGTAGCTTTGCTCTAAGATGTCATGAAGTAGAATCAGAAAGTAGAAATAGTCCAATTCAAAAATCTACGTGAGCAAATGcagtcattttcttttgtgaCTTTCCACTTTTCTGTCtataaaatgttcaaacaatATATTTGTACAAATAAGTTTAGCTTGTATGTCAAGAGTCCCTAAATAAAGTGGCTGGAGCAATAGCccttgtagaaaaaaaatctaaatttgtctaaaaaaatCATCACTTTAAAGATTTCATAGCCATGTTGTTATAACGATGCCTTGACTGCAGCAACTGGACTGGGCTAGTCCTTTTGCTATACTGTACTAACTGCATTTCAGGAGTTAAAGTACAGGTATATTATATCAGTTTAAATAGAAGTAGAAACTAAACAATTTTTCTTGAGTGTGCATATCTACAGGAGTTACTGATCAAACATTAACCACATTTAGGCTTAGCTTAGATAGTTTTGTCTTTTGACCACAATACAGGACCCATATTGTATTCCACATGAGTGATGACAAGGAAATAGTGCCAGTTTATtcagtaaatatgtttatttcagGTACTTCATATGAGAAACTtgagatttttttgttattacttCCTTGGTAAAAGATGACTATGGCACTGACACTTGTTTCATTAACACTAAATGCAAGCTTACAGCACGTTAATGAAACATAGTggtatattaaaatatattgattcaaaatataaatataaattatttaaacCTGCCTGTCAGATATCAAGAGAACATCCATTCTTTAAGTGCTGATTTATATATATGCAGTTTTCTACCATGTAATATACACAGGACTCAGCCAGCACGTTGAAGAACACAACCACTGCTGTGACCTTCAGCTGTGATGTTGTTAAATCCAAGTGATATGTGTGCAAATTCAGCAACCATGGCATCCTCGGTGTCTGTGATTTAATTTCCACTCTGACCACTGTGGCACCAGTCCCAGAACAGAGTTTAGCCTGAGGGCTTCACCCTCCCAGAACGGGAGCTTCTTTTTAGGGGATTTGAAATGATGTTCTTACCTATCATGGGGCAACCACAGTTTATCAAGCCCCATCTGGGTGTGAGAGAAACAGCCCCTGAAACTGAATGGACACCTCATTTAACAAGAGATGGCTAAGGGCTGTGGTAATGgataaaaaatgaagacaatctTTCAGTTTCAATCAGCGTACGGCAGATCTTGACCTGATTGCCGTTGTAAAGGTTGTATGTGAATAgcgctgttgttgtttttaattactAGATTATATATATTGCACACGGTTTTCtttccctttgttttcaccttATATCACTCTGCACTACTGTCTTTGACTTGAGTTATTGTGTTTGAATTCTCACATGCAGATACCTCAAAAAGacctgctgaaacctgttacaGAAGTTTGTGATGCCATCATAACTTCTTGCTTGTGTCAGTGGTTGACTCTCTTTTTACTGTGAAACAGGAAGGACATCCATATGGTTCACTTGTACATTCAGTTGTttactctctctctcgctgtgCAAGTGGTTTCTTGTTTGGTTTGGGTTTTCCTCTTGTCTTCATTCACCTTTTTGATTACACTTCAttttccattcattcatttattctgtCAAGGCAATTTtgattttgctgattttctaaTTTTACATTCACCTCAGTTAACATATgctatgttaaaaaaaatctaaagtcaACAGGGCTCATCTGGGATGCCTTTACATCCGCAGCTTGAAATTTTGTTATATTCCCACAACTGTCTAATTGAAAAGGATGTTGGTTGTCATGTGTAATCCTATTGTTCAGCTATTCTTGCTAACAGGCTATCGCCATGGCTGCAGATTTTGTAGAACTAGAGCTGagataacatctggaaacaggAGGTCCGCATGTGTGGGTTCCGTATGTAACGTGGCAGCCAATGTCTTTATGAAAATTATGAAATCTTTCCTGTGAATTGTGTAACTTGCATTTTATActtcaaaatataacaaaatgttaataaattacacagaaaaataGTTATTTTTGATTTACTTTATTGGTAATGTGTAAGATATATCCAGCATAACATCAACTTAGAAAAGCTCAGTATTTTATAATTATTTGAGTCacaatttgaaatgaaaatcttgtttataataaaaaaaatcatacacatgcataaagaCAATAATAAGAGCTGTGATTGAAGCCCGAGTGTATATCACACAAGTGTTATTGCTTTCACACGGTCATGACTTCTGCTGTGCGGGATGTGCAGTATATGGTTGACAAATTAGTACCATGCCAAAAGAACTGAGCCCATAGATGACACCTGAAGATGTCACCATCTATGGAATTCAGTTCTCATAGTAGAGCACTTATCCCAATCTGGTCTGCTTGATCCTTGAAAGGTCGATTCACTTGACGCaactcacactttattatcaaaatTCGTTACAGCTCAGACTATGtgttaacataaaaaaaaacataagcatGCCACCTATAACcagcaaaacaacatgaaagttGAAAAGgttatcaattaaaaaaatcataatgaaGCTGAGTTCAAGAGAATTGATATGACCTGTTGAGCAGCGCATATGGGTTGAGTCACTCATACCCATTTCTCAAGAAAAACAGCGTGAGGATGAGACGATAACGTCAGCCCTACTTCTTCCACTGTAAGATTGAGCAAGAGTTCATTACAGTGGCAACTAAACTTGATCTTAAACAGCTATCAGTCACAGCTGGCATTTGCATTTTACAGCAGTGCATGACTCAATCTAAAACAATGGAAACGGATTGAAAGATgttaagttaaaaataaaagcaaagtcaAAACCAAACCTCCCAAAATGCAGTTATTATTGAGCAGATCCAATTCTGTGGTTAGAAAGAGCCTGCGGAGAGTTTCAGGGTCATCTGAGGTATCCAATCATCTTTACAACTTAAGTATTACTGGAAATGCCTCACAGCCACTGAAATGAAAGTCTGTCCACTGGGCTGATGCAAGCTCTGAATCAGATCATGGTGATAGTGCTCTGGTCAAGGCACGAAATGACTCATCAGTTATGGCCGTACACTCCCAGGGAAAGAACTTTGGGACGTTGTAATTAGTTACACACCGTTGGCCGATGTATCTTTGAACCCTAGAATGTAAGTTTGATATTAACTGACCTGCGCTGGTCTACAGATCCTCTTCCTTCATCTGAAAAATACCTCATTCAAGGCCTGGAGTCAATATTGACAGTGACAGTACATTGAGATTATTCCCCAGCGTTATCTCAGCCACTGTGCTTTATCCATTATGAGTGTGCATTCTTTTAAGGAGCAGTACAGTACAATGAATTCTGTGAGGAAGGCCACACCTGAGCACGTTCAGGAAACTCATATCGCTTTTTTGGCAGTTGGACCGGGAAACAACCGGTTCTACGGCCTGTTACAAGGCAAGAAATCCCCTATGAGGGCATCAATTGCCTTGCAGtacacagaaaattaaaaagccTTCATTCACAGATCAGAACAGTTAACACAGCATGACATATTTGACACTCTAAGAACTTTCCTACTTCAAACATGTTTGTAGTTATTGGTACATCTGCCAATTTCAACAGATTTATGCCCAGTTAAAGCAAAAAACAGCCACATCTTGACCAGTTTGATAGTTTTCTATTAACATACTCACACCAATCTTTCAAAGTGGATTTTCTTTCCAGATCCTGGGTGTATCAGAAACAAACCTCCTCATACAGGCCTCCCAGCACTGTGCTGTTGAAGAGTGAAGCTCGTAAACACACTACAGCAATCCCACCTCACCAGAGAGATGTTTTAGCGTTGAATCAGCAGCAAGCCCTTCCTCAAAAAAAAACGAACATACATCCCTCCCCAGTTCACCTGCACGTTCtgttctccctctctctctcccacgtCCTCTAAGTCCCAAGGAAGGATGTAGCATACTGTCTGACATTCAGAGCAAAGCAACCTTAAATACAAGCAACCTTTCACATCACCCATcagcctccctcctctctgttgtTCATACACTCCCTCTGTACGGTAAGCCTGACAGTCACTTCCCAGTAAGAAGGAAGCAGTGGGAGTGAACAGCACGCCCCCTCACAGTGAATCAACACATAATAGTTTCTGAGGAAAACCATCTGACTTGCCCTGCCCCCTGTTCCCATAAAGTAAGCAGGGGAAAGGCTGTGTCTACTCGAGGAACCAGGAATTCCCCCACAGGCCATGAACAGCTGTCGAGATGAGAGACGATGACGAAGTGGACACACTGGAAGTTTGCCGGCCAGGCATATGCAAACAGAAACCATGTTTGGTGCATTCTCTATTTGTATGAGTGAGAAAAGGTTTGACACTACAGTATATTTACATAATAGGTAGCTGGAAATTCTGTCCACACGCTGTGGGTGTCGAAATGCACAGTCATGTTTGAGCTAGTGACGCTGTGTTTCCTAgataagttatttttttacctttgcTAAATGTCATTTAGTTTGCGTCACGGGAATGTTTAGGATGAGCTCGATTCATTTGAGTACTTGTGTAGCTGGAGTCATTTATTCAGGTGAAGTCTGACAGGGGCATACTCATAAACTAACAGAACTTTATTTGCTCTGGTCATAGTCAAACATGACAGGGATGTCATGTGATACTGCTCTGGTTCAATCAAATGGACAAGACAGAAGTGGGTCAGCAGGGTAAAACCACTGCTTTTAAACAAACCAGCAGCACGTATTGTTCCTGCAATTTAATTGGTCAGTGACTGTAAAAACCCTCAGATTTTCTCATCCTCTTTAGTCACAGGAATACGAGAAGCTAGTCTGGACACGACGCATACTTCCCCTGAAAAAAGCCCTGTCAGATTAATTCAGTGGATTTCCTTGATCTGGATGAAAGGGGATTCCACATGGCGCTagaaaaaatacaccaaaattcCCTTCTTGAACATGGATGCATATTTGTGTATATAGCCAGGATGTAGATATTTAGGAAATGTGTCACGGCTTTTGTTGTTCTGGAATAGAGCACACCCAGATTATGTAGAGTTTAGCTGAAATGAAACCAGCAGAATAAGAGGTACAGAGACCCCATAGAGTCCCACCATTG
It encodes the following:
- the sufu gene encoding suppressor of fused homolog isoform X2 gives rise to the protein MDEVRPTSGAQAHGLVPLFPPGLQAIYGECRRLYPEQANPLQVTAIVKYWLGGPDPLDYISMYRNGGCPAQDVQEHWHYVSFGLSDLYGDNRVHEFTGADGPSGFGFELTFRLKREVGETAPPTWPAELMQGLARYVFQSENTFCSGDHVSWHSPLDNSESRIQHMLLTEDPQMQPIQTPFGCVSFLQIVGVCTEELQAAQQWNGQGILELMRGVRVAGGPWLITDMRRGETIFDIDPHLQERVDQGIETEGSNLSGVSAKCVWDDLSRPPEDEEDSRSICIGSQPRRLSDKDTEQIRETLRKGLEFNSKTALPPINSQRQNHERPQSRKDSLESESSAAIVPHELVRTRQLESVHLKFNQESGTLLPLCLRGRLLHGRHFTYKSINGDTAITFVSTGVEGAFATEEHPYAAHGPWLQILLTEEFVEQMLGDLQELNTREETKLPKEYSWPEKKLKISVLPDSVFDNPLQ
- the sufu gene encoding suppressor of fused homolog isoform X1, which gives rise to MDEVRPTSGAQAHGLVPLFPPGLQAIYGECRRLYPEQANPLQVTAIVKYWLGGPDPLDYISMYRNGGCPAQDVQEHWHYVSFGLSDLYGDNRVHEFTGADGPSGFGFELTFRLKREVGETAPPTWPAELMQGLARYVFQSENTFCSGDHVSWHSPLDNSESRIQHMLLTEDPQMQPIQTPFGCVSFLQIVGVCTEELQAAQQWNGQGILELMRGVRVAGGPWLITDMRRGETIFDIDPHLQQERVDQGIETEGSNLSGVSAKCVWDDLSRPPEDEEDSRSICIGSQPRRLSDKDTEQIRETLRKGLEFNSKTALPPINSQRQNHERPQSRKDSLESESSAAIVPHELVRTRQLESVHLKFNQESGTLLPLCLRGRLLHGRHFTYKSINGDTAITFVSTGVEGAFATEEHPYAAHGPWLQILLTEEFVEQMLGDLQELNTREETKLPKEYSWPEKKLKISVLPDSVFDNPLQ